From Nicotiana tabacum cultivar K326 chromosome 22, ASM71507v2, whole genome shotgun sequence, one genomic window encodes:
- the LOC142176027 gene encoding uncharacterized protein LOC142176027 has product MASKPVGTGSHTFTLDNVKLSKWPQRIQDFYTWIVTKNLVEREKYIILSELTSRFSGILRDWWNSLRIQDKNTFLTSQDFSFNIKILHEVLCGDTGQREENTRRQLFEMNCVSFNRNDIEKHFQKRAKINFEISGYINLKQAFVSSLPKLLASRTMTIIEEKFQSITIPQVGYIRQAIFVALDEIYQDVPATHLGDGEDSGGFKYRTKLIRSNPLGKYLIVGFDIFRQLKDQPQIKANGITFKNQFKPYFEIPRLFQITNDKQMKEIEQNLTEHSCDEFHKDFTKNGKSPLWKNKEFLIKLPFKKNENINPIKASHSGMNPDHFQLAKKELEELLEFDLIEPSDSQWACEAFYINKRSKQTRGKFRVDSQLLKSGFKIKHGKIFGLG; this is encoded by the exons ATGGCATCAAAACCAGTTGGAACTGGTTCCCACACTTTCACATTAGATAATGTCAAGCTTTCAAAATGGCCTCAAAGGATCCAAGACTTCTATACTTGGATTGTGACCAAAAATTTGGTGGAACGAGAAAAGTATATCATCCTGTCAGAACTCACTTCACGGTTCTCAGGAATTCTCAGAGATTGGTGGAACTCACTTAGAATTCAAGACAAAAACACTTTTCTTACATCCCAAGATTTTTCCTTCAACATCAAAATCCTACATGAAGTTTTATGTGGAGATACCGGCCAAAGAGAGGAAAATACGCGAAGACAACTCTTCGAGATGAATTGTGTGTCATTCAACAGAAATGACATTGAGAAGCATTTTCAAAAAAGGGCAAAGATAAACTTCGAGATCAGTGGATACATCAATCTAAAGCAAGCCTTTGTCTCTTCCCTTCCAAAGTTGTTGGCTAGCCGAACCATGACCATCATTGAAGAAAAGTTTCAGTccataacaatcccacaagttGGCTACATCAGGCAAGCTATTTTCGTTGCATTGGATGAAATTT ATCAGGATGTTCCTGCCACACATCTAGGCGACGGAGAGGATTCAGGAG GATTTAAGTACAGAACCAAGCTGATAAGGTCCAATCCACTAGGGAAATATCTTATTGTTGGATTTGACATTTTCAGACAACTAAAAGATCAACCCCAGATCAAGGCTAACGGGATAACCTTCAAGAATCAGTTCAAACCTTATTTTGAGATTCCAAGGTTATTCCAAATCACCAACGACAAACAAATGAAAGAGATTGAACAAAATCTCACTGAGCATTCATGTGATGAATTCCACAAAGATTTTACGAAGAACGGGAAAAGCCCgttatggaagaacaaagagttTCTTATCAAGCTCCCTTTTAAGAAGAATGAAAACATCAATCCAATAAAAGCAAGTCATTCAGGCATGAATCCAGATCATTTTCAGCTTGCAAAGAAGGAATTAGAAGAACTCTTGGAATTTGATCTAATAGAGCCATCAGATTCACAATGGGCATGCGAAGCATTTTATATCAACAAAAGATCTAAGCAGACAAGAGGAAAATTCAG GGTGGATTCCCAATTGCTAAAATCTGGATTTAAGAtcaaacatggaaaaatatttGGCCTTGGGTAA